A segment of the Colletotrichum destructivum chromosome 3, complete sequence genome:
ATGCCGCGACGTCCACGTCTTCCTCGCGCGCGGGAACAACGAGCCGTACCCCGGCCGCCAGGGCAAGCTAGTCACCGCCATTTGCGACGGGCTCGACAGCTGCGACTACGAGGACATCCAGTTTTGGAACCCGCTGGAGTCGCCGTACTGCCAGTCCGTCGAGGAGGGTGCCGCGAACGGGACCTCGCAGATCACCGCCTACAACAAGCGGTGCCCGGACGCGAATCTCGTCGTGAGCGGATACTCCCAGGGCGCCCACATCGTTGGCGATGTGTTgggcggtggaggcggcaCGTTCTTCCAGGAATGCAAACAGAAGTCGAGTCCCGGTTTGGAcgcgacgaaggcgccggggAACAAGAGTGAGTTGGGCCATAACATGACGCTTCGTATCGAGAGGCGTTTAGCTAACCTTGCGCTCTCGTAGTCGCTGCTGCGCTCATATTCGGCGACACAAGACATACCGCCAACCAGCCGTACAACTATCTCTCGGGTGCCGGGGTCAACGGACTGTTCCCCCGTCCGGAGGACCAGCTTGCCGGGATGAGGGCGTTCGCCAACGTGACGCGCTCGTACTGCGTCGATTCCGACCCGATttgcgccgtcggcgacacGGCGGCCAACCACCTCAACTACTTTGACATCTACTCCAGCGAGGCCGGGAAGTGGGTGCAGGAGATGGTCGGAAAGGCGGACACGGcggtctcgtcgacgaggacaagcgcatcgtcgtccacgaGGTCCACGGCTCCGAGCAGCACGTCTGCAACCCCTTCTGCCAGCGCGACAGCCACAACAGCCTCGGGTTCCGCTTCACCAACGACCGAACCATCAGCCACGGCGTCTCCAACGTCCGATAACGCCGCGTCATCCCCATCTCCCACTTCGGAGAACGCGGCGGTGCCCTTGGCTGGTAGCACCTTGTTCATGGGAGCCGTATGCTTTGCTGTCTGTGCCGTGATCGGAGTGGCCTGATGTCGTTAATCTAATGTAGAGAAGAATACTACTCGTAATGAATAGAACACACTCACGCAAATCCGTGAACCTCCATGCGTTCGTTTGGCCCACGGAGACACTCCCCAGCGTGAGAGGACAAATGAAAGTCCCTCGGAACTGGCCTGCCATGCAGTGCAACTGTAGTTTCTCGTCGGTTCTTCTGTCTGAAGTCATCACATGTTTGGATGAATTCCCTGGTAATGGATGACTGAGCAGAAGTGAGTGAATTGCGAGTT
Coding sequences within it:
- a CDS encoding Putative cutinase/acetylxylan esterase, alpha/Beta hydrolase, cutinase, serine active codes for the protein MDQEQWRIRVLKDLLEPPCTLGRVRPPSRLFDIPHILNRFSQLPADPFKMVSALSAGLALLSALRAASAASVAERQATGASECRDVHVFLARGNNEPYPGRQGKLVTAICDGLDSCDYEDIQFWNPLESPYCQSVEEGAANGTSQITAYNKRCPDANLVVSGYSQGAHIVGDVLGGGGGTFFQECKQKSSPGLDATKAPGNKIAAALIFGDTRHTANQPYNYLSGAGVNGLFPRPEDQLAGMRAFANVTRSYCVDSDPICAVGDTAANHLNYFDIYSSEAGKWVQEMVGKADTAVSSTRTSASSSTRSTAPSSTSATPSASATATTASGSASPTTEPSATASPTSDNAASSPSPTSENAAVPLAGSTLFMGAVCFAVCAVIGVA